A stretch of DNA from Candidatus Hydrogenedens sp.:
TGCACAGGCTTTTTTTACAAGTGCTAATGCGTATATAATCTCCATCGGCATTTTTTCTTTACCAACTGAGAAAAATTGTAGTGAGCGAACAGTTTGGCTACCATAATAGACGTTAAGGGGAACCTGAACCTCGCCTAATGCATCACATTCAATTCTATACTCCATAATGTGTCGCCTTTCAGTAAAGTACTCTCAATTTGTAAAACATATAACTCGTAATAATATAGTCATAAACTCTTACTAAATTATAAACATTTCTGTGTTGTAAAATCGCTTTTTATAAAAGGCAATTTAAAAGACAAATGGGGACAGTTGAAACTGTCCCCATGAAAATTCCTTGCGAGGGCGGAAAAAGTTAAATTTTATTGATAACCAGCTGCCTGAGCAATGATACCAATGACAACACCAACACTTGGAAGGACCGGTTCGGTAGCATTGATATCTGGATTTGTAGTATCATTGGAACCAATGTAACGAATGAATTCAACATGGCCATCCATATAAAGCACATTGCAACCACCGGGCAGATGATTAAAGAAGTCAATGGCACCATAGGCGGAGAATTGGTCTAACATGACATACACTTCACTCTGAGCATTGTTAGAAGCGGCCGGATTATTAATATCTGTGATCAAGAAGCGTTCAATACCTTCACGAAGCCTATATACAGTGCTACCACCACCATTTCCTGTTCCTGCTGGGACAGAAATGTCTCTATCCGCAATGCCAATCAGTTGTGTTGCTGCTGCCTGATTAGAAGCATTAATGCAACCACCTATTTGACCAAGAGCATCTGTAATCAACTGATTGATAGCATTCGCAAATTGAATAGGAACAGGTGCATCTGATGGGATAGAACTTCCACCCATAAGACTAATCAGAGCATTTAATTGACTATAACTGCTTAGAGAAGTAGTTCCCAACTCTTTGTTAAGGTCGAAAACCCAACCCAAATAAGCATAACTGGCATCCAAGCGTTCGGGTTTACATGTTAAATATGTAGTACCATCTTGTCTCTTCAAATATTGAGCAGTATCTCTTGCATCTGACGGGCAAATGGCAATGGAGGGGTCTGTCAAATATTCAGGATAAATGACATCCACTGCTGGTGCTGCTGCGATTGCAAACCGATAGTTGTTTGCA
This window harbors:
- a CDS encoding DUF1559 domain-containing protein, whose product is EAARRSSCQNNLKQWGVVLKMYCNEAKGERFPPLQVVRTKCENPANNYRFAIAAAPAVDVIYPEYLTDPSIAICPSDARDTAQYLKRQDGTTYLTCKPERLDASYAYLGWVFDLNKELGTTSLSSYSQLNALISLMGGSSIPSDAPVPIQFANAINQLITDALGQIGGCINASNQAAATQLIGIADRDISVPAGTGNGGGSTVYRLREGIERFLITDINNPAASNNAQSEVYVMLDQFSAYGAIDFFNHLPGGCNVLYMDGHVEFIRYIGSNDTTNPDINATEPVLPSVGVVIGIIAQAAGYQ